Genomic segment of Truepera radiovictrix DSM 17093:
AACCGACGACGGCGAGCGTGATCATAATCAGTGTAAAGAAGTTTTCCATAACAGCCCCTTACAGCGTAGTAGGTCGTTGTGTCGCGACGCGCAGCGGCGACGGAGCGCGTCCGCCAACGCCAGTATAACGCGTCGAACCGTCGGCTCCGGCGGCGAGAGGGTGCTAGTCGAGGTGAAACACCTCTTCGAGCTCGAGCATCATCTCGTCGGGGCGCGCCCCCTCGGGCAGCTCGAAAAAGGGCGCCATCTGCGCCTGCCACCGCGCGTTCACCTCGGTCGCCGCCATCTTCGCTCGTGCTGCCTCGAGCGATTCTGGCGTCTCGAAGTAACCGAACAGCAACCCATCGGCCCGCATAAAGAGGGTGTAGTTGTGCCAACCGGCTTCTCTTAGCGCCGCGCGCATCTCTGGCCAGACGTTTTGGTGTCGCGCCTTGTACTGCTCGAGGAGTTCAGACTTTACTTTCAGCACAAACCCTACGCGCTTGTTCGGCATGGGTGAGCATACCGCAACCCCCGCCACAGCGTAAAAACGCCCCACGGGTCCCCACCCGCGGGGCTTTTGCGGCGCAACCGGCCAAGGTCAACCGCAGGTGTAGTCTACGTGGTTTTGCGTCGTGAGCGCTGTGACGAGGGCACAGTGCGCCTCCTCACGCGTGCTGGGAGCGGCCAACGTACCTTTGGCAGCGAGGGTCCTAGCAAGTTTACAGGGCCGCCTCGGCGGCCCTTTGGCGTCTACAGGTGCGTTCTTACTGCGTAGCCAGCATCAAGACCATGGCAGCCGGCAGTACGGTCTTGCGAGGCGCATTCATATGGTGTGCCTCTGTAAGGGCGTACGTCCTTATAGTAGCGTCTAGTAGCTTACCCGTACCGTCCCAAGGCCCGGTTACGTAGTAAGGCCAACCGGCGAACTGCGACCGCGTCCCCCGCGTCGTCGCTCGCGCCTGCAACCCGCCCCGGTCGCTACTGCCACAGATCGTCGGGGCGTAGGAGTTGACGTCGTCGTCCATGACGAAGCTCGTAAAACCGTTCGAGACCTTGCTCATAAAACCGTGATCGGCGAAGACGCTAAATTCTTCGAGCGCCAGGTCCTGGAACGCCTGCATGGTGTGGCGCAGGTAAACGAACATCTGGCACCCCATGTTGCTGTAGCGCCTCACGTCGCTGATGCGGTGATCCCAGATGAACGCGGGGCCGGCGGGGCTGTCGACCTCGATCATGTGGTTGGCGACGTTGTTCGCCATGCGCCGCGCTTCGCTGAGGTACCTGCCATCGCCCGTCAGCTTGTTCATGTAGTAGTGGTAGCGGATCCACTGTGAGTAGGCGTGGGTGAGCTCTTTGGTGATAAAGGGAAAGCCCGTGGGCCGGTTTTTCCGCTGGCGCCACTTCGCCTCGAAATGGTTTTGCAGGTAGTCGGTCCAAAAGGCCGCTCGCTCGGCGTAACGGGGATCAGCGGCATTCTGCTGAAAGACGTAGGCAGCAGCCGCCACGAGCGAGTGCGTGAGGATCTCGTCCATCTCGTGGTAGTCGTCGCCGATGAAAGGGGCACCACTAGGTTCGGTAAGTGTTAAATAGCGCCAGTTCAGGTACCCATCGCCGTTATAGTCCCGCAGATCGGCGCGGGTCAGCTGCATGAGGCGGTCGATCTCGTCGAGGAGCTGAGGGTCGCGCGTGATGCGGAAGACGGTGATCAGAGTGGTGACGTGAGTATTCAGCGAGCGGCCAATTAAGAAGAGGTCGCCGCTCGAGGCCCACCTAGAGGGGTCACTACCAGCTAATGCGGAGTGGGTGTGGTACTTGGGATGCTCAATGGCACTCATCAAGCGGTCGTACCAGAGTCGCACCTCCGCGGCGAGTTGGTTGCGGCTGAAGTTCGGGTTGGCGCGGAGCGTGGTGTAAGAACCGCGCGGGCGCTTGCTGCCGGGTGCTGGAGCCGGTTCGGGTTGCGGCGCTGGAGGGGTGGGTTCGGGCGTAGGTTGCGGCGCCGGCGGGGTCGGTGCAGGAGCTGGGGTGGGGTCGGGCGAAGGCGCTGGGGCTGGCGGCGGAGGCGTGGGCGCTGGCGCGGCAGCCATCTCGTAAGTGATCGTGAGCCTCGGCCCGTCAGTGGCGCTCACGTCTCGCGAAACCGCCGAGCGCTTCGTCCGACCATCGCCGGAGATCACGAACGCCATGGCGTTGCCACTTCGCCAATTGGGTCGGTTGACGATCTCCTGCACGATCGCCGAGAGGTCGGCTGTACGCACCGCCTGGCCGACCTCCCAAGGACGCGGACGCCACAGGGCCGCAGCCGTCGTCGTGGGTCTTTGGCTCAG
This window contains:
- a CDS encoding L-rhamnose mutarotase is translated as MPNKRVGFVLKVKSELLEQYKARHQNVWPEMRAALREAGWHNYTLFMRADGLLFGYFETPESLEAARAKMAATEVNARWQAQMAPFFELPEGARPDEMMLELEEVFHLD